CACCGCCGCCCGGCCCTTGGTGCCGTAGCCGATGACCAGGGTGTTGACCAGGCGCGCGGTGTTGCCGACCGGGACCACGTCGCCGTAACCGATCGTGGTCAGAGTGACCGTCGAGTACGGCGCCCGCCACGGACGGGTATCAGGGAGCGAACCGCCGCGCACCGGCTGCGGGCTCGCGGCGGCCGCGCGCTCCCTCCGAGCCTCGCTACTTCTCCTCTGCCGCGTCCTTCGTGGTGGGGTTGTGCTTGGGCTCGGGCGTTCCCTTGCCGATGTACGTCACGTAGAACAGCTCCTCGGCAGGGTTGTGCCACCCGTCCGCACCGACCAGCTCCGCCGCCGCCTCCGGTCCCCAGGTACCGGTCTTGTAGACGGTCGGGTTGGAGCTCTCCAGGATGTCGCCGACGATGCGCCAGCTCTCCTCGATGGCCGGGAAGAACGCGAAGCCGCTGGAGTCGCCGACGATCGCCGCGTGCAGGATGTTCTCGTAGGGCTTGGCCTGGCCGCCGAGCACCTTCTCGAAGTCGATGCCCATCGGGAAGGCCACCGGCAGCTGACCGCGATCCCCCCTCCGCGCCATCAGCTCGAAGGCGATCCCGGCGCCGGGCTCCAGCCGGATCCGGATCAGGTTCGGCGGGACGTCCGCGGCCAGGCCCCGGAAGAGCTCCGACGGCGGGCGCCGCAGCTGCACGCACACCTCGGTCGCGGTCACCGCGAGCGCCTTGCCGCTGCGGATGTAGAAGGGCACCCCGGCCCAGCGCCAGTTGTCGATCCACAGCCGCAGCGCGATGAAGGTCTCGGTCTGCGAGTCCTTCTTCACGCCCTTCACCTCTTGGTAGCCCTCGTACTGCCCGCGCACGACGTCGGCCGGGTCGACGGTGCGCACGGCGTGCAGCAGCCGCCACTTCTCCAACGACAGCGCCTGCGGGTCGCCGACGTTCGGCGGGTCCATCGCCAGCAGCGTCATGACCTGGAACAGGTGGTTCTGGACGACGTCGCGCAGCGCCCCGACGGCGTCGTAGAACGAGCCGCGGTCGGCGACGTC
This portion of the Catenulispora sp. GP43 genome encodes:
- the zwf gene encoding glucose-6-phosphate dehydrogenase, which encodes MPLSSSVTSTHNTDLEGADVLVLYGITGDLAKKMLLPALYKLTERGLLTVPVVGVAYSDFDDAALRAHARQSVIEAGYPIDEKVFTEFADGLSIVTGDFTDPAIYAKIGKAVAGKGFAAHYLAIPPSLFDKVAAGLAEAGLNKNARLVVEKPFGHDLASARELEAVLEQYFDRDHLLRVDHFLGDESVEGLGTFRFANTLLAPVWDRSSIDNVQITLAEDFDVADRGSFYDAVGALRDVVQNHLFQVMTLLAMDPPNVGDPQALSLEKWRLLHAVRTVDPADVVRGQYEGYQEVKGVKKDSQTETFIALRLWIDNWRWAGVPFYIRSGKALAVTATEVCVQLRRPPSELFRGLAADVPPNLIRIRLEPGAGIAFELMARRGDRGQLPVAFPMGIDFEKVLGGQAKPYENILHAAIVGDSSGFAFFPAIEESWRIVGDILESSNPTVYKTGTWGPEAAAELVGADGWHNPAEELFYVTYIGKGTPEPKHNPTTKDAAEEK